The Hahella sp. HNIBRBA332 genome window below encodes:
- the plsB gene encoding glycerol-3-phosphate 1-O-acyltransferase PlsB, with the protein MLGITSFFFNLLRKILFLWVRTDVIGNDAKQLGLDPEKPVVYVLQHSSLSSRLVLEQECRLAGLPSSQAPLTLRDAVLSRSHFFLYEKRGQVFRRRHTPTITERLKQLVSAAQKDPGLDVQIVPVSLFWGRTPEKERSLFKLMLADTWSIAGRLRQFLTIMIHGRNTFIQFSKPISLRYIVDDTQDPQRANRKLARLLRVHFRRMRQAVVGPDLSHRRTLVSTLIRSPSVKDAIRETAKKENISPQKAKERARKYADEIASNVSIAAVRFLDIILTWVWNKIYNGVNINNIDAVKEAAKSSAVVYVPCHRSHIDYLLLSYVLYRNGLMVPHIAAGINLNMPVVGPILRRGGAFFMRRSFKNNKLYTAVFNEYMHSMFTRGHPVEYFVEGGRSRTGRTLQPKAGMLMMTVRSYLRNYKKPITFVPVYIGYEKILEARSYLGELRGKKKKDENIFALFKSLRNLRNSFGRVSVNFGEPFALSDVLDKVQPHWRDQAYDQEVRPKWMPHMIDELAEMVATRINNAAALNPINIVATLLLATPKQAMDQKMLADHCDAVVSLLRMHPYSNEMSFPEGCGADWVKYTESMGLALRQHQKLGDIISLEGSSAILLTYYRNNILHFLALPALVASLFQNNSTMDRAKLVWLVSSIYPYIKSELFLRWHKDDVDPEIERWLETLCESNLLLKDKDNLYRPMAGSREFVLLNALAKTIIPTLERYYIAIAILRRHGKGAITANALEEQSTSMAERMSILYGLNAPEFFDKALFRNFINNLKSNEIIQVDEEGHIVYDEDLDNIAEDARLVLNAELRQSILQVAIETQPTQAPTA; encoded by the coding sequence ATGCTCGGAATCACTTCTTTTTTCTTTAACCTGCTCCGCAAAATTTTATTTTTATGGGTCAGGACAGATGTTATCGGCAACGACGCCAAGCAATTGGGACTGGACCCGGAAAAGCCCGTCGTCTACGTTCTACAGCACAGTTCGCTCAGCAGTCGACTGGTGCTGGAGCAGGAGTGCCGCCTCGCCGGCCTCCCCTCCTCCCAGGCGCCGCTGACATTGCGGGACGCCGTCCTGTCGCGCAGCCACTTCTTTTTGTATGAGAAGCGCGGGCAGGTGTTTCGCCGCCGCCATACGCCGACCATCACGGAACGGCTGAAGCAATTGGTCAGCGCCGCGCAAAAGGATCCCGGACTGGACGTGCAGATCGTGCCGGTCTCCCTGTTCTGGGGCCGGACGCCGGAGAAAGAGCGCTCCCTGTTCAAACTGATGCTGGCGGACACTTGGTCCATCGCCGGCCGCTTGCGCCAGTTCCTGACCATCATGATTCACGGGCGCAATACCTTTATTCAGTTCAGCAAACCGATTTCCCTGCGCTATATCGTCGACGACACCCAGGACCCGCAACGCGCCAACCGCAAACTGGCGCGCCTGCTGCGCGTACACTTCCGCCGCATGCGGCAGGCGGTGGTCGGTCCTGACCTGTCTCACCGTCGCACCCTGGTGTCCACACTGATTCGCAGCCCCTCCGTCAAGGACGCGATCCGGGAAACCGCCAAGAAAGAAAACATCAGCCCTCAAAAGGCCAAAGAGCGGGCGCGGAAATATGCGGACGAAATCGCCTCTAACGTTTCCATCGCCGCGGTGCGCTTTCTCGACATCATTCTGACCTGGGTCTGGAACAAGATTTATAACGGGGTCAACATCAACAACATTGACGCTGTGAAAGAAGCAGCCAAGTCCAGCGCGGTAGTCTATGTCCCTTGCCATCGCAGCCACATCGACTACTTATTGCTCTCCTACGTGCTGTATCGCAATGGATTGATGGTGCCCCATATCGCCGCCGGCATTAACCTGAATATGCCGGTAGTGGGCCCGATACTGCGTCGGGGCGGCGCCTTCTTCATGCGGCGCAGCTTCAAGAACAACAAGCTGTACACCGCCGTGTTCAATGAATACATGCACTCCATGTTCACCCGCGGCCATCCGGTGGAGTATTTCGTAGAAGGCGGGCGCAGCCGCACCGGGCGCACTTTGCAGCCGAAAGCGGGCATGTTGATGATGACCGTGCGCAGCTATCTGCGTAACTACAAAAAGCCGATCACCTTCGTGCCGGTGTATATCGGGTACGAAAAAATCCTGGAAGCGCGCTCTTATCTTGGCGAGCTGCGCGGCAAGAAGAAAAAAGACGAAAACATCTTCGCCCTGTTCAAATCCCTGCGTAATCTGCGCAACTCCTTTGGGCGCGTCAGCGTCAACTTCGGCGAGCCCTTCGCGTTATCCGACGTGCTCGACAAAGTACAGCCGCATTGGCGCGATCAGGCCTACGATCAGGAAGTGCGTCCCAAATGGATGCCGCACATGATCGACGAACTGGCGGAAATGGTGGCCACCCGCATCAATAACGCAGCGGCGCTTAACCCTATCAATATCGTCGCCACCCTGCTGCTGGCCACACCCAAGCAGGCGATGGATCAAAAAATGCTCGCGGATCATTGCGACGCAGTGGTCTCACTGCTGCGGATGCACCCCTACAGTAACGAAATGAGTTTCCCTGAAGGCTGCGGCGCGGACTGGGTCAAATACACCGAAAGCATGGGACTGGCGTTACGTCAGCATCAAAAGCTGGGCGACATCATCAGCCTGGAAGGCTCCAGCGCCATTTTGCTGACCTACTATCGCAACAATATTCTGCACTTCCTGGCGCTGCCCGCGCTGGTCGCCAGTTTGTTCCAGAATAACAGCACCATGGACCGCGCCAAACTGGTGTGGCTGGTAAGCTCGATCTACCCCTACATCAAGTCGGAGCTGTTCCTGCGCTGGCACAAAGACGACGTGGACCCGGAAATCGAGCGCTGGCTCGAGACACTGTGTGAAAGCAATCTGCTGCTGAAAGATAAAGACAATCTGTATCGCCCCATGGCCGGCTCCCGCGAATTCGTTCTGCTCAACGCCCTGGCGAAGACCATCATCCCGACGCTGGAGCGCTACTACATTGCCATCGCCATTCTGCGCCGTCACGGTAAAGGCGCGATCACCGCCAATGCGCTGGAGGAGCAGAGCACGTCCATGGCGGAGCGCATGTCCATCCTGTATGGCCTCAACGCGCCGGAGTTCTTCGATAAAGCCTTGTTCCGCAACTTCATTAACAATCTGAAGAGCAACGAGATCATTCAGGTGGATGAGGAAGGCCATATCGTTTACGACGAAGACCTCGACAATATCGCGGAAGACGCGCGCCTGGTGCTGAATGCGGAGCTGCGTCAGAGCATTCTGCAAGTCGCCATCGAAACACAACCTACGCAGGCCCCCACCGCCTGA
- a CDS encoding ABC transporter ATP-binding protein, translating to MIKIQNLEKKYGDIQAVSGISFDIAPGEVLGFLGPNGAGKTTTMRMITGYVQPSGGSVSVMGVDVAQAPQQAQRIMGYLPEGAPLYGEMAVAAFLSFVGRVRGLRGAQLKQRMEQVVAQVSLQHVMQQPIETLSKGFKRRVGLAQALIHDPQVLILDEPTDGLDPNQKHEVRKLIQNLSKDKIVVISTHILEEVDALCSRVVIISKGRIVANSTPAELAMQSRFHKAIFLRFSQAYEALPSLEALPEVGEVEQVDDASYLLFAAPDKAPLHAVNQLIHARNWDVEELHVERGRLDDVFRRLTMEAA from the coding sequence ATGATAAAAATTCAGAATCTGGAAAAGAAATACGGCGATATTCAGGCCGTATCCGGCATTTCTTTCGATATTGCTCCTGGCGAAGTGTTAGGCTTTTTAGGACCTAATGGCGCCGGTAAAACCACCACTATGCGTATGATCACCGGTTATGTGCAACCCAGCGGCGGCTCCGTCAGCGTCATGGGCGTTGATGTGGCGCAAGCGCCGCAACAGGCGCAACGGATCATGGGCTATCTGCCGGAAGGCGCGCCTTTGTACGGCGAGATGGCAGTGGCGGCCTTTCTGAGCTTCGTCGGACGGGTGCGCGGATTGCGTGGCGCGCAACTGAAGCAGCGCATGGAGCAGGTGGTCGCCCAGGTTTCCCTTCAGCATGTCATGCAACAACCGATTGAAACACTGTCTAAAGGTTTCAAGCGTCGCGTCGGACTGGCGCAGGCGCTGATTCATGACCCGCAAGTACTGATCCTGGATGAACCCACGGACGGACTGGACCCTAACCAGAAGCACGAAGTACGCAAACTGATTCAGAATCTGTCCAAAGACAAGATCGTGGTGATCTCCACGCACATATTGGAAGAGGTCGATGCGCTGTGCTCTCGCGTGGTGATCATTTCCAAGGGCCGTATCGTCGCCAACAGCACGCCTGCGGAACTGGCCATGCAGTCCCGTTTTCACAAGGCGATATTCCTGCGATTCTCCCAGGCCTATGAGGCGCTGCCATCGCTGGAGGCGTTGCCGGAAGTGGGTGAAGTGGAGCAGGTGGACGATGCGAGCTACCTTCTATTCGCGGCCCCGGATAAAGCGCCGTTGCATGCTGTGAATCAACTTATCCACGCCCGCAACTGGGATGTGGAGGAGCTTCACGTTGAACGCGGCAGACTGGATGACGTATTCCGTCGCTTGACCATGGAGGCGGCATGA
- a CDS encoding ABC transporter permease encodes MNGVGIVFKRELLSYVSTSLAYLFTVIFLVLSGIFTFYLGHFFERGQADLEAFFNYIPWLFVVLVPALTMRLWAEERSTGTIELLLTLPVQPFVWVLGKFMAAWVYLAGALALTTPFWFTVNYLGDPDNGAILAGYIGSWFMAGGFLALGSMFSAATKNQVIAFILTLVVCFLLVASGFPMVQDFFSAWAPNEVLDLVADLSFFRHFEAISRGVIDLRDVLYFGSIIVLGVWATAHLVKRTASN; translated from the coding sequence ATGAACGGCGTAGGCATTGTTTTCAAACGTGAGCTGCTGAGTTACGTCTCGACCTCGTTGGCGTACCTGTTTACGGTCATATTTCTGGTGCTGAGCGGCATATTCACCTTTTATCTGGGACACTTTTTTGAACGCGGCCAGGCGGATCTGGAAGCGTTTTTCAACTACATCCCCTGGCTGTTCGTGGTGCTGGTGCCGGCTTTGACCATGCGCTTATGGGCGGAGGAGCGCAGCACGGGTACGATTGAGTTGCTGTTGACCTTGCCAGTACAGCCCTTCGTGTGGGTGCTGGGTAAATTCATGGCGGCCTGGGTATATCTGGCTGGCGCGCTGGCGCTGACCACTCCGTTCTGGTTTACCGTCAATTATCTGGGCGACCCGGATAATGGCGCCATTCTGGCTGGCTATATCGGTAGTTGGTTTATGGCGGGCGGTTTTCTGGCGTTAGGCTCCATGTTCTCCGCCGCCACCAAAAATCAGGTGATCGCCTTTATTCTTACGCTGGTGGTGTGCTTTCTGCTGGTGGCTTCAGGCTTTCCTATGGTGCAGGATTTCTTCTCCGCCTGGGCGCCGAATGAAGTGCTGGATCTGGTGGCGGACCTCAGCTTCTTCCGTCATTTCGAGGCCATTTCCCGAGGCGTCATCGATCTGCGCGACGTGCTCTATTTCGGTTCCATTATTGTGCTGGGCGTCTGGGCGACGGCGCATCTGGTCAAGCGTACGGCATCAAACTAA
- a CDS encoding Gldg family protein — protein MKRAGFVVIVVIAALALFNLAVQRGMSGVRWDLTENSLYTLSDGARSILGGLSKDIELTVYYSEGASKDLPALRAYARRVQELLEEFEQLSGGKITLKKVDPVPFSEEEDEATAAGLQAIPVGVAGDNVFFGLVGKAGDKEEIIAFFQPNKEQFLEYELSKLIYNLDRAQPPVVGVISSLQINGGFDMYQQSQQPAWIVMQQIEDLFDVRWLPEDFDAVDEDVDVLMIVHPKDLSQQAQLAIDQFVLKGGRALVFVDPNAEQDQPGMPMMAANMPRRSQLDPLLKAWGVSLKENAVLADFKNSMVVGVGQARTPVRHLALLGLAEDSMTQSDIMLAGLESINVSTPGILEKVEGATTSFKPLLTSSDESAPIEESAFANMQNPESLFEKFKATGEQYAMAARIEGPARTAFPDGIEVTEEVKEEAAQDDLANDAEGEDAATAEPKTVTRHVAPGVAQSDNINVVVIADTDILTDRLWVQVQEFFGQRIASPWANNGDLVVNALDYLAGNASLINIRSRGRFTRPFEKVDELRRIAEEKFADQQRELQERLSETEEQLAELQQARQGGEETGSGVLLTPEQEKALEDFQEEKLRIRKALRDVQHNLDRDIDDLGRQLKLVNILMAPLALTVIALIVMLWRRRGVKKSV, from the coding sequence ATGAAGCGAGCGGGTTTTGTCGTAATCGTTGTGATCGCCGCCCTGGCGTTGTTCAATCTGGCGGTGCAACGGGGCATGAGCGGGGTCCGCTGGGACCTTACTGAAAACAGTCTGTACACGCTGTCGGACGGCGCGCGCTCCATCCTGGGCGGCCTGTCCAAAGACATAGAATTGACAGTGTACTACTCCGAAGGCGCCTCCAAGGATCTGCCTGCGTTACGCGCCTACGCGCGTCGGGTGCAGGAGCTGCTGGAAGAGTTTGAGCAACTCAGCGGTGGGAAAATCACCCTGAAGAAAGTCGATCCGGTTCCTTTCTCGGAAGAAGAAGATGAAGCCACCGCAGCAGGCCTGCAGGCGATTCCCGTTGGCGTAGCGGGCGATAACGTCTTTTTCGGACTGGTGGGCAAGGCCGGCGACAAAGAAGAAATTATTGCCTTCTTCCAGCCGAATAAAGAGCAGTTTCTTGAGTATGAACTGAGCAAACTGATCTATAACCTGGATCGTGCGCAACCGCCGGTCGTCGGCGTCATTTCCAGTCTGCAGATCAATGGCGGCTTCGATATGTACCAGCAATCCCAGCAACCGGCCTGGATTGTCATGCAGCAGATTGAGGATTTGTTTGACGTGCGTTGGTTGCCGGAGGACTTCGACGCTGTTGATGAGGATGTAGACGTTTTGATGATCGTACATCCGAAAGACCTGTCCCAACAGGCGCAGTTGGCTATCGATCAATTTGTGTTGAAGGGCGGCCGCGCTTTGGTGTTCGTCGACCCCAATGCGGAGCAGGATCAACCCGGCATGCCGATGATGGCGGCGAATATGCCCCGACGCAGTCAGCTGGACCCATTGTTGAAAGCCTGGGGCGTCAGTCTGAAAGAGAACGCGGTGCTGGCGGACTTCAAAAACAGCATGGTGGTGGGCGTCGGTCAAGCGCGTACGCCGGTGCGTCACTTGGCGTTATTGGGCTTGGCGGAAGACAGCATGACTCAGAGCGACATTATGCTGGCGGGCCTGGAGAGTATTAATGTCTCCACGCCGGGAATCTTGGAGAAAGTCGAAGGCGCGACCACGAGCTTCAAGCCTTTGCTGACTTCCAGCGACGAGTCTGCGCCTATTGAAGAAAGCGCGTTCGCCAATATGCAGAACCCGGAGTCGCTGTTCGAAAAATTCAAAGCCACCGGCGAACAATACGCGATGGCTGCGCGCATAGAAGGGCCGGCCAGGACGGCGTTTCCTGATGGTATAGAGGTTACCGAGGAAGTAAAAGAAGAAGCGGCGCAGGATGATCTGGCGAACGATGCAGAGGGCGAAGACGCCGCTACCGCAGAGCCCAAGACCGTTACCCGGCATGTCGCCCCCGGCGTCGCTCAAAGCGATAACATCAACGTTGTCGTCATCGCCGACACAGACATCCTCACGGATCGTCTCTGGGTGCAGGTGCAGGAGTTCTTTGGACAACGCATCGCCAGCCCCTGGGCGAACAACGGCGATCTGGTAGTGAATGCGCTGGACTATTTGGCCGGCAACGCCAGTTTGATCAATATCCGGTCGCGGGGACGTTTTACCCGTCCGTTTGAGAAAGTGGATGAGCTGCGCCGTATAGCGGAGGAGAAGTTCGCGGATCAACAGCGCGAACTGCAGGAACGGCTCTCGGAGACGGAAGAACAGCTGGCGGAGTTGCAGCAGGCGCGGCAGGGCGGCGAAGAGACCGGTAGCGGCGTATTGCTGACGCCGGAGCAGGAAAAGGCGTTGGAGGACTTCCAGGAGGAGAAACTGCGTATTCGCAAAGCGCTGCGGGATGTGCAACATAACCTGGATCGAGATATCGATGATCTCGGTCGGCAGCTGAAGCTGGTCAATATCCTGATGGCGCCGCTGGCGTTGACGGTGATTGCGCTGATCGTGATGCTGTGGCGCAGACGCGGCGTCAAAAAGAGCGTTTAA
- the nudC gene encoding NAD(+) diphosphatase has translation MAVSFSYHPALVSGLESGARRHIYFHEDKLLLPAPDAQPWDAEEVDNPEGPVFLLGEVDGVSCSVGSLKQTPPGWTEVGLRDYLLGCDDVEDFRIVNAASQLLYWLRTQNFCSRCGERLGFNEQDRGLRCHGCGYISYPKVSPCVIVVVHRGDEILLARSHRSFSKLPTFSCLAGFIEAGESAEEAVVREVLEESGLLVSDIEYVTSQAWPFPHQLMLGYHARYVSGDLNIDTTELKEAAWFKVDQLPAVSPMKTIAGRLIDAYVAKFR, from the coding sequence GTGGCGGTTTCGTTTAGTTATCATCCTGCGTTGGTGAGCGGTTTGGAAAGCGGCGCCCGCCGCCATATTTATTTTCACGAAGACAAGCTGTTGCTGCCCGCGCCGGATGCTCAGCCCTGGGATGCGGAAGAAGTCGATAATCCTGAAGGCCCGGTATTTTTGCTGGGAGAAGTCGATGGCGTCAGTTGCAGTGTCGGCAGTCTCAAGCAGACGCCGCCGGGATGGACAGAAGTGGGGTTGCGGGATTACCTGCTCGGTTGCGACGATGTGGAAGATTTTCGGATAGTTAACGCCGCCTCGCAGTTGCTCTACTGGCTGCGCACCCAGAACTTCTGCAGTCGCTGCGGGGAGCGTCTGGGTTTCAATGAGCAAGACCGCGGGCTGCGCTGCCATGGCTGCGGCTACATTTCCTATCCTAAAGTGTCTCCCTGCGTCATTGTGGTCGTACACCGCGGTGACGAGATTCTGTTGGCGCGGTCTCATCGCTCTTTCAGTAAACTGCCTACGTTTAGTTGTCTGGCCGGTTTTATCGAAGCGGGCGAGAGTGCAGAAGAAGCAGTCGTCAGAGAGGTCTTGGAGGAGTCTGGGTTGTTGGTGTCCGACATCGAATACGTTACCTCCCAGGCCTGGCCATTTCCTCATCAGCTGATGCTGGGCTATCACGCCCGTTATGTGTCTGGCGACCTCAATATCGACACCACGGAGCTGAAAGAAGCCGCCTGGTTTAAAGTCGATCAGCTGCCTGCTGTATCGCCGATGAAAACCATCGCCGGTCGCCTGATCGACGCCTATGTGGCCAAGTTCCGGTGA
- the murI gene encoding glutamate racemase, whose protein sequence is MTANVYETNRPIAPALIIDSGSGGLSIWGHIRRHTPWLPTLYLADFGFYPYGDKSEREIETRVRHIVEQISERYPAQLIVVACNTASTVVLDHLRARFEQPVVGVVPAIKTAATHTKKQVIGLLATQGTVRRAYTDELIRDFASHCQVIKVGAPDLVQWGEDWVRGHSPDMTRLRAIIQPFLDAEADQVVLGCTHFPLLKPFLCQLAPDINWVDSGEAIARRVAYLLQAQQSEDRVESASHRAFYSGDRQDGEWERGATALGFSSVEQVVL, encoded by the coding sequence ATGACGGCGAACGTATATGAGACGAACAGACCAATCGCACCGGCGCTGATTATCGACTCCGGCAGCGGCGGGCTTTCTATTTGGGGACATATTCGTCGCCACACGCCTTGGTTGCCCACCTTGTATCTCGCTGACTTCGGCTTTTATCCCTATGGCGATAAGAGCGAGCGGGAGATAGAAACCCGCGTGCGTCATATTGTGGAGCAGATCAGCGAACGCTATCCCGCACAGTTGATTGTCGTCGCCTGCAATACCGCCAGCACGGTGGTGCTGGATCATTTACGCGCCCGCTTTGAACAGCCAGTGGTTGGCGTGGTGCCAGCGATCAAGACGGCGGCGACGCATACTAAGAAGCAAGTGATTGGTTTGCTGGCGACCCAGGGCACCGTGCGTCGGGCGTATACCGACGAGCTGATTCGAGACTTCGCCAGCCATTGTCAGGTTATTAAAGTTGGCGCGCCGGACTTGGTGCAGTGGGGAGAGGACTGGGTACGCGGACATAGTCCGGACATGACGCGACTGCGCGCAATCATCCAGCCGTTTCTGGATGCGGAGGCGGATCAGGTGGTGCTTGGCTGTACTCACTTTCCTTTGTTGAAGCCTTTTCTTTGTCAGTTGGCGCCGGACATCAACTGGGTGGACTCCGGCGAGGCCATTGCACGTCGGGTTGCTTACCTTCTTCAAGCGCAACAGAGCGAAGATAGAGTTGAGTCGGCGAGCCATCGGGCGTTTTATTCCGGCGACAGGCAGGATGGCGAGTGGGAGCGGGGCGCGACAGCGTTAGGCTTTTCTTCCGTGGAACAGGTTGTATTGTAA
- a CDS encoding DUF2156 domain-containing protein — translation MSNQAIALDSLSELGAGNFTFSERVNYLKEFGSHSQAFSTLQPDMQYFDIRGVGYIAYMRKWGRIFVLSDPVCAPHNFELMLTRFHNRYPHANHVQVTKTVVDILHRRFGMYGTQFGSESRIELKDWSLSGKKKQVLRTALNQAEKQGVTVKERFSDDHTREISEAWIKTRKCKSNEIRFLIRPMEMNYKENERHFYAYQNGEAVGFIYFDPIYYKNEIISYVPNISRASANFKQGLFYTIMAHAMDVFKQEGVPYLDLGLIPLMLSEEDEAQEAKLLKKMLRLVYAKGNFLYNFKGLEFTKTRFRGEVEKTYCCHHRATPLLEFFCMFKLTRLF, via the coding sequence ATGAGCAACCAGGCGATAGCGCTGGACTCGCTCAGCGAGTTAGGCGCAGGCAACTTTACTTTCTCTGAACGCGTTAATTACCTCAAAGAGTTCGGTTCCCATTCTCAGGCGTTCTCCACTCTGCAACCGGATATGCAGTATTTCGATATCCGCGGTGTGGGCTACATCGCCTACATGCGCAAATGGGGGCGGATATTCGTGTTGTCTGATCCCGTATGCGCGCCGCATAACTTCGAGTTGATGCTGACCCGTTTCCACAATCGTTATCCCCACGCCAATCATGTTCAGGTGACCAAGACGGTGGTGGATATTCTGCATCGTCGCTTCGGCATGTATGGGACTCAGTTCGGTTCCGAATCACGCATTGAGCTAAAGGACTGGAGCCTGAGCGGCAAGAAAAAACAGGTGTTGCGCACGGCTTTGAATCAGGCGGAAAAGCAAGGCGTGACGGTAAAGGAGCGCTTCAGTGACGACCATACCCGGGAAATTTCCGAAGCCTGGATCAAGACCCGCAAGTGCAAGAGTAATGAGATCCGCTTTCTGATCCGCCCGATGGAGATGAACTACAAGGAAAACGAACGCCATTTTTACGCGTATCAAAATGGCGAAGCGGTGGGCTTTATTTATTTCGATCCCATCTATTACAAGAATGAGATCATCAGCTACGTGCCCAACATTTCACGAGCCAGCGCCAATTTCAAGCAAGGGCTTTTTTACACCATCATGGCTCACGCGATGGATGTTTTTAAGCAGGAAGGCGTTCCCTATTTGGATTTGGGATTGATTCCGTTGATGCTATCCGAAGAAGACGAGGCGCAGGAGGCCAAATTGCTCAAGAAGATGCTGCGATTAGTCTACGCCAAAGGCAACTTCCTCTATAACTTCAAAGGGTTGGAGTTCACTAAGACCCGCTTTCGCGGAGAGGTGGAGAAGACTTATTGCTGCCATCACAGGGCGACGCCGCTGTTGGAGTTTTTCTGCATGTTCAAGTTGACCCGGCTGTTCTAA
- a CDS encoding class I SAM-dependent methyltransferase, whose amino-acid sequence MTTNAVGVKNVRDKYRLIGPIYDFLSALYSGKSIHQCKIGMITPDNVKPGDKILFAGVGHGKDAIHAAELGADVTVVDLSATMLSKFQDGLTASGKQHLKIRQVHSDIFKFNETEHYDMVVANFFLNVFSENMMEEVLRHLIALAKPGAAIVVGDFAFPTGNIVSRMFKQAYWYVAVSLFWLMANNAMHNIYNYPEYMERQGLDIRSKKFFKLLNMNCYWSVLGRKQA is encoded by the coding sequence ATGACCACCAACGCAGTTGGCGTAAAGAACGTCAGGGACAAATATCGTCTCATCGGTCCGATCTACGACTTCCTCAGCGCGCTATATAGCGGCAAATCCATCCATCAATGCAAAATCGGCATGATCACGCCGGATAATGTAAAACCCGGCGATAAAATCCTGTTCGCGGGCGTCGGACACGGCAAAGACGCCATCCACGCCGCCGAGCTGGGCGCGGATGTCACGGTCGTGGACCTGTCCGCCACCATGCTCAGTAAGTTTCAGGATGGATTAACCGCTTCCGGCAAGCAGCACCTGAAAATCCGCCAGGTCCACAGCGACATTTTTAAATTCAACGAGACGGAACACTACGACATGGTGGTCGCCAACTTTTTCCTCAACGTCTTCAGTGAAAACATGATGGAAGAAGTGTTGCGTCATTTAATCGCCCTGGCCAAACCCGGCGCGGCCATTGTGGTCGGGGACTTCGCTTTTCCCACCGGCAATATCGTCTCGCGCATGTTCAAGCAGGCTTACTGGTACGTCGCGGTGTCCCTGTTCTGGCTGATGGCGAATAACGCCATGCACAACATCTACAACTATCCCGAGTATATGGAGAGACAAGGGCTGGACATCCGCAGCAAAAAATTCTTCAAGCTCCTGAACATGAATTGTTACTGGTCCGTACTCGGACGCAAACAAGCCTGA
- a CDS encoding alpha/beta hydrolase: protein MQNLLPIVQQEPVQFSSKGDELVGRLFLPAREGRFPAAIICHGAFGYKEHFYELAEALAHHGVAALALDMRGHGESAGPRFHVSMQAWRADVAAALEYLISRREIESHRIGALGFSSGGTAVLEAAAQGASLRALVTLSATVRNVLNWWQWPFFKAANLVGSFKRRLGFGDLRLPLAFALKSVPAAVDPRINDAVVGDPYLVQAYSGLPVPGAIDCFIIDTFRRTKNVQCPVCVIHGAEDRVDPPASARLLYDSLRGSKALHIVADSGHVGHMDKKKEEIIRLACEWFADRL from the coding sequence ATGCAGAACCTCCTCCCGATTGTGCAGCAGGAGCCGGTGCAATTCTCCTCCAAGGGAGATGAGCTGGTCGGCCGCTTATTCCTGCCCGCCAGGGAAGGTCGCTTTCCTGCGGCGATTATCTGCCATGGCGCTTTTGGCTACAAAGAGCATTTCTATGAGCTGGCTGAAGCGCTCGCGCACCATGGAGTAGCGGCTTTGGCCCTGGATATGCGCGGCCATGGCGAGTCTGCAGGCCCTCGCTTTCATGTAAGCATGCAAGCATGGCGGGCTGATGTGGCGGCGGCGCTGGAATATCTTATTTCGCGTCGTGAAATAGAATCTCACCGAATAGGCGCCCTGGGTTTTTCTTCCGGCGGCACAGCCGTGCTGGAAGCAGCGGCGCAAGGCGCGTCTCTACGCGCGTTGGTGACATTGAGCGCCACCGTGCGTAACGTGCTGAATTGGTGGCAATGGCCGTTTTTTAAAGCCGCCAATCTGGTTGGTTCATTCAAACGTCGCTTGGGATTCGGCGATCTCAGGTTGCCGCTCGCATTTGCGCTGAAGTCGGTTCCTGCTGCGGTGGACCCGCGCATCAATGACGCCGTCGTCGGCGACCCCTATTTGGTGCAGGCGTACTCAGGTTTACCGGTTCCAGGCGCGATCGACTGCTTCATTATTGACACATTTCGGCGCACAAAGAATGTACAGTGCCCCGTTTGTGTGATTCATGGCGCGGAAGACCGCGTTGATCCGCCCGCCAGCGCCAGGCTTTTATATGACAGCCTGCGTGGAAGTAAAGCGCTGCATATTGTTGCTGACAGCGGTCATGTAGGACATATGGACAAGAAGAAAGAGGAGATTATCCGATTGGCTTGTGAGTGGTTCGCCGATCGATTGTAA